A portion of the Chryseobacterium tructae genome contains these proteins:
- a CDS encoding RNA polymerase sigma factor, translating into MTQETFKNTVFILKDEMYRFAKRFVMSSDEAEDVVQDIMMKFWQKRDELEQFGNLKSYALKSVRNECLNRLKHHDVKIGFADMQLHRSELYSMEVDNLKEHIIGFINQLPEKQKLVIHLKDVEEYDVSEISEMLEMEENAVRVNLMRARQKVKEQISQLMSYEKRSITR; encoded by the coding sequence ATGACCCAAGAAACTTTCAAGAATACGGTGTTTATTCTCAAAGACGAGATGTATCGTTTTGCGAAGCGATTCGTCATGAGTAGTGATGAAGCAGAAGATGTAGTGCAGGATATCATGATGAAGTTTTGGCAGAAGCGGGATGAACTGGAGCAGTTTGGGAACTTAAAATCCTATGCGCTGAAGTCTGTCCGGAACGAATGCCTGAACCGGCTGAAGCATCACGATGTGAAGATAGGCTTTGCGGATATGCAGCTTCATCGGTCGGAGCTTTATAGTATGGAAGTTGATAACCTTAAGGAACATATTATAGGATTTATCAATCAGCTCCCCGAGAAACAGAAGCTGGTGATCCACTTGAAAGATGTAGAAGAGTATGATGTTTCCGAAATTTCTGAAATGCTGGAAATGGAGGAAAATGCAGTAAGGGTAAACCTTATGCGAGCAAGACAAAAAGTAAAAGAACAAATCTCACAACTGATGAGCTATGAAAAAAGATCAATTACAAGATAA
- a CDS encoding KTSC domain-containing protein yields MPSSVVNSFIYFPKTGILRIIYQSGSVYDYFKVPFYIVENFGKAASRGKFLNQVIKPRFRYKKVK; encoded by the coding sequence ATGCCTTCAAGTGTTGTTAATAGTTTTATATATTTTCCGAAAACTGGGATATTAAGAATTATATATCAGTCAGGGTCAGTTTATGACTATTTTAAAGTACCCTTCTATATTGTTGAAAATTTTGGTAAAGCAGCATCCAGAGGAAAATTTTTAAATCAAGTGATCAAACCTAGATTCAGATACAAAAAGGTAAAATAA
- a CDS encoding tetratricopeptide repeat protein — MTRKDFLTLGSLSVMYLLFPSYLFSEVTTKNFLPEDVNTLLKSASDLRKQKRFDDAKKVYQKIILQYPNEIRGYDGMRKTLLSQNNKEWEVILMFKAALVLAPDNIELQQRLNKEYLNAATGNKKLLQLIGFKGRLLVDIKNQYESPTQRSYRNANVGEQYSKICRLVEWEADIKSPHKSPKFKAYKKEQYQKYKHRFDQLTTDELNTELNALLAKPSSEDRVHHIRQLYNLSFKKMRKEKNPEALNKALNYYNTIDKKDPLFLKYIRDLARSQKKYDVLIQVETQNNTLKKTFWSALSLLDVHIRKAEHQKSMIPSETAALMKFLEENIDAPNKRFEVNTRKIKLNILGNQLDVAKDQLLNQCKAMYGTFNTHMIDRVNVLIAKYYSKKGDSEGKKRILNIVVDPGQYIDNADPLIKSIALMNRKRVSKGASNQNLQKLISQS, encoded by the coding sequence ATGACCAGAAAAGATTTCCTTACACTAGGTTCTCTAAGTGTGATGTATTTACTATTTCCAAGCTACTTGTTTTCGGAAGTTACCACTAAAAATTTTTTACCTGAAGATGTTAATACATTATTAAAATCTGCCTCTGATTTGAGAAAACAGAAAAGATTTGATGATGCTAAAAAAGTTTATCAAAAAATCATTCTGCAATATCCCAATGAAATAAGAGGTTATGATGGTATGAGGAAAACTTTATTATCACAAAATAATAAAGAATGGGAAGTAATATTGATGTTTAAAGCAGCTTTAGTATTAGCACCGGATAATATAGAACTTCAGCAACGTCTTAATAAAGAATACTTAAATGCAGCAACCGGAAATAAAAAGCTATTACAACTTATTGGTTTCAAGGGACGTTTGTTGGTTGATATTAAAAATCAATATGAAAGCCCAACGCAAAGGAGTTATAGAAATGCAAATGTAGGAGAGCAATATTCTAAAATATGTAGACTAGTAGAATGGGAAGCTGATATTAAAAGTCCTCATAAAAGTCCAAAATTTAAAGCCTATAAAAAAGAACAGTACCAGAAGTACAAGCATCGGTTTGATCAGCTTACAACAGATGAATTGAATACGGAATTAAATGCTCTATTGGCAAAACCCTCTTCTGAGGATAGAGTACACCATATTCGGCAGCTTTACAATTTAAGCTTTAAAAAAATGCGGAAAGAGAAAAATCCTGAAGCATTAAATAAGGCATTAAACTATTATAATACAATAGATAAAAAAGATCCTTTATTTTTAAAATATATTCGTGACTTAGCAAGATCTCAAAAAAAATATGATGTTTTGATTCAGGTGGAGACTCAAAATAATACCCTAAAGAAAACATTTTGGTCAGCTTTATCACTGTTGGATGTCCATATCAGAAAAGCAGAACATCAGAAAAGTATGATCCCTTCTGAAACAGCTGCGCTTATGAAATTCTTAGAAGAAAATATAGACGCCCCCAATAAACGATTTGAGGTTAATACTCGTAAAATAAAGCTTAATATTTTGGGGAATCAGTTGGATGTCGCTAAAGATCAGTTGCTTAATCAGTGTAAAGCTATGTATGGGACTTTCAATACACACATGATTGACCGTGTGAATGTGTTGATTGCGAAATACTATTCCAAGAAAGGCGATTCAGAGGGAAAGAAAAGAATATTGAATATCGTGGTTGATCCGGGACAATATATTGATAATGCAGATCCTCTAATTAAATCAATTGCTTTGATGAATCGGAAAAGAGTTTCTAAAGGAGCCTCCAATCAAAATTTACAAAAACTAATAAGCCAATCATGA
- a CDS encoding T9SS type A sorting domain-containing protein, whose protein sequence is MKYLYLLCLVFAGSASAQTITFNGCHNLFDDQNFVFNKTGTDSFNKNIYMTTPIDGQQPCGGLGTCEFKIQWNNSLSRWEFLADEGNGTFTTPFLIYYNSTSNNSLAIPPGNAAGTWIENTSQTISQCGGNLTSGNSTMTGDIQGPTLGIQEVSKGKIQVFPNPVTDIIHISGINDGQIMQIYHIDGRLIRSEIFDSKIDVSQLISGVYLLRITTRGLQSHEFKFVKK, encoded by the coding sequence ATGAAATACCTTTACTTACTATGTCTGGTATTTGCAGGCTCAGCTTCAGCCCAGACGATCACCTTTAACGGATGTCATAATCTATTTGATGATCAGAATTTCGTTTTCAATAAAACCGGAACGGATAGCTTCAATAAAAATATTTACATGACAACTCCTATTGATGGACAGCAGCCTTGTGGAGGGCTGGGAACTTGTGAGTTTAAAATCCAATGGAATAATTCTTTATCCCGCTGGGAATTTCTTGCAGATGAAGGCAACGGTACTTTTACAACTCCCTTTTTAATATATTATAATTCCACAAGCAACAACAGCCTTGCTATTCCGCCAGGAAATGCCGCTGGGACATGGATTGAAAACACCTCACAAACCATTAGCCAATGTGGTGGCAATCTTACTTCTGGAAACTCTACAATGACAGGAGACATACAAGGTCCGACTCTCGGAATACAGGAAGTTTCTAAGGGCAAAATTCAAGTTTTTCCTAATCCTGTTACAGATATCATCCATATTTCCGGAATTAATGATGGGCAAATTATGCAGATATATCATATTGACGGACGGCTCATAAGGTCTGAAATATTCGATTCAAAAATTGATGTTTCACAACTTATATCCGGGGTTTATCTATTAAGAATAACAACTCGGGGCTTACAGTCTCATGAATTTAAGTTCGTGAAAAAATAA
- a CDS encoding putative sugar nucleotidyl transferase, whose product MQLVFSDAQYWEDFLPLTFTRPIAAMRCGILTFSERWQRILENTEISYFTEMYLQDKFKTPEEKESLFLVPNFIPTESVIQQIKDLKQGEALVYEDELVAAKVNMKGFSLHQIEKMTDIKEELIFFKKPKDLFTYNHHAIDFDFDLLTKGRSSQELSSTNGFLGDKKDLFIEEGASIEFSTINTKTGKIYIGKNTEVMEGCHLRGPIALCDDSKFNLGAKIYGATTVGPHCKVGGEVNNIIIFGYSSKGHEGFVGNSVIGEWCNFGADSNSSNMKNNYGNVKFWSYRSKAFEDTGLQFAGLIMGDHSKTAINTQLNTGTVIGVASNIFKPGFPPNLVENFSWGGLKDDEKFRLDKVYEVAERAMARRKVALTEEDKAILKHVFEAY is encoded by the coding sequence ATGCAATTAGTATTTTCAGACGCACAATATTGGGAAGATTTTCTTCCGCTTACCTTTACCAGACCAATTGCAGCAATGCGATGCGGAATCCTTACCTTTTCTGAAAGATGGCAAAGAATTCTGGAGAATACCGAAATTTCTTATTTTACAGAAATGTACCTTCAGGATAAGTTTAAAACTCCGGAAGAAAAAGAAAGTCTTTTTTTAGTCCCGAATTTTATCCCTACAGAATCTGTTATTCAGCAGATTAAAGATCTTAAACAAGGGGAAGCTTTGGTGTATGAAGACGAATTGGTAGCGGCAAAGGTGAATATGAAAGGATTTTCACTTCACCAAATCGAAAAAATGACAGATATTAAAGAAGAGCTTATTTTCTTTAAAAAGCCAAAAGATCTATTTACTTATAATCATCACGCTATTGATTTCGATTTTGACCTGCTTACGAAGGGAAGGTCTTCACAGGAATTATCTTCTACAAACGGTTTCTTAGGTGATAAAAAAGACCTTTTCATTGAAGAAGGTGCCTCTATTGAATTTTCAACGATCAATACAAAAACCGGGAAAATTTATATTGGTAAAAATACAGAAGTCATGGAAGGGTGCCATCTTCGTGGACCTATAGCACTTTGTGATGATTCTAAATTTAACCTTGGAGCTAAAATTTATGGAGCGACTACGGTGGGGCCGCATTGTAAAGTTGGAGGTGAGGTGAACAATATTATTATTTTCGGGTACTCCAGTAAAGGGCATGAAGGTTTTGTAGGAAACTCAGTGATTGGAGAATGGTGTAATTTCGGAGCAGATAGCAACTCATCGAATATGAAAAATAACTATGGGAATGTAAAATTCTGGAGTTACAGAAGCAAAGCCTTTGAAGATACAGGTTTGCAGTTCGCAGGTCTGATTATGGGAGATCATTCTAAGACTGCCATCAATACACAATTGAATACTGGAACTGTTATAGGGGTTGCCTCCAATATTTTCAAACCAGGTTTTCCACCCAATCTTGTAGAAAACTTCTCATGGGGTGGTTTGAAAGACGATGAAAAGTTCAGACTGGATAAGGTCTATGAAGTAGCAGAAAGGGCTATGGCTAGAAGAAAAGTGGCTTTAACAGAAGAAGATAAAGCTATTTTGAAGCATGTTTTTGAAGCCTATTAA
- a CDS encoding AAA family ATPase, translating to MIINKEEIQKKKKKLDDCKAYLKKEFIGIDKIIDDIMEYIQIWYLMPEILTRPVVINLWGMTGVGKTDLVRKMVRFLDFQNRFVEIELSNTDETSWSKSVSDILQSNGLSDEKPSIALFDEIQRFNTIDPDGVPVPQTKFTDFWELLSDGRLSKREREDLEHYLFSYLFRKKENDRRKLSGETELDENPYLNLWDAKELKKYLSMDDDVMSIIDMKEEDMIKLIRKKQKEKKIYEPVDYSKMLIIISGNLDEAFQMSKETSEADVDANIYHAFTKKITVVDIKNALARKFRPEQVARFGNIHLIYFSLKTEDFHKLIQREIDNLKHKTKTKFGVSLKINKEINELIYRNGVFPVQGVRPVFSSVVDI from the coding sequence ATGATTATTAACAAAGAAGAAATCCAGAAGAAAAAGAAGAAGCTGGACGATTGTAAAGCTTACCTTAAAAAAGAATTCATCGGTATAGATAAGATCATCGATGATATCATGGAATATATTCAGATATGGTACCTGATGCCGGAGATTCTGACCCGTCCTGTGGTTATTAATCTTTGGGGAATGACCGGAGTAGGAAAAACGGATCTGGTAAGAAAAATGGTTCGCTTTCTTGATTTTCAAAACCGTTTCGTAGAAATTGAATTAAGCAATACGGATGAAACATCATGGAGTAAAAGTGTTTCAGATATTTTACAAAGCAATGGACTGAGTGATGAAAAACCAAGCATTGCTCTTTTTGACGAGATCCAGCGTTTCAATACAATAGATCCGGATGGTGTACCGGTACCGCAAACCAAGTTTACCGATTTCTGGGAACTACTGAGTGATGGACGTTTGAGTAAAAGAGAACGTGAAGATCTTGAACATTATTTATTCTCCTATCTGTTCCGAAAAAAAGAAAATGACAGACGAAAGCTGAGCGGAGAAACAGAGCTGGATGAAAATCCTTATCTGAACCTATGGGATGCCAAAGAGCTAAAAAAATACCTCAGCATGGATGATGATGTCATGAGCATTATCGATATGAAGGAGGAAGATATGATTAAGCTAATCCGCAAAAAACAGAAAGAAAAGAAAATCTATGAACCCGTAGATTATAGCAAAATGCTTATCATCATCAGCGGGAACCTGGATGAAGCATTTCAGATGTCAAAGGAAACCAGTGAAGCAGATGTAGATGCTAATATCTACCATGCATTTACTAAAAAAATAACTGTAGTTGACATTAAAAATGCTTTAGCCAGAAAATTCCGTCCTGAGCAGGTAGCCAGGTTTGGGAATATTCATTTGATCTATTTTTCTTTAAAAACGGAGGACTTTCATAAACTGATTCAACGGGAAATCGATAATTTAAAGCATAAAACAAAAACTAAGTTCGGAGTTTCTTTAAAGATCAATAAAGAGATCAATGAGTTAATTTACCGAAATGGAGTATTTCCGGTTCAAGGGGTACGCCCTGTTTTCAGCAGTGTGGTTGATATTTAG
- a CDS encoding type B 50S ribosomal protein L31 has protein sequence MKNGIHPENYRLVVFKDMSNDEVFLCKSTAETKDTIEFEGQEYPLIKMEISSTSHPFYTGKVKLVDTAGRVDKFMNKYKKFAK, from the coding sequence ATGAAAAACGGAATCCACCCAGAAAATTATAGACTTGTTGTTTTCAAAGATATGAGTAACGACGAGGTGTTTCTTTGCAAATCTACTGCAGAAACAAAAGATACTATCGAGTTCGAAGGACAAGAGTATCCACTAATCAAAATGGAAATCTCTTCAACTTCTCACCCTTTCTACACTGGTAAAGTGAAATTAGTTGACACTGCAGGTAGAGTTGATAAGTTCATGAACAAATACAAAAAATTCGCTAAGTAA
- a CDS encoding DUF4252 domain-containing protein: MKTLKTILFSLLIVGTFQSCIVSAKPNMDFFSDSGHHYKNAKFTSFNVPLMLAKPYIKKALREDGESEEFISLIKKISKIKILTVENGSKEMLNDYAQFLNNNQYEEWATIKHNGENVNLRVKQKGEAIKNMLITVNSDKELVFVDVRGSFTPHDISKMINAVSDK, from the coding sequence ATGAAAACTCTTAAAACTATTTTATTCTCGCTTTTGATTGTAGGTACATTCCAATCCTGTATTGTTTCCGCAAAACCGAATATGGATTTCTTTTCAGATTCAGGACATCATTATAAAAATGCCAAGTTTACAAGCTTCAATGTACCGCTAATGTTGGCTAAGCCCTATATCAAGAAAGCTTTAAGGGAAGATGGTGAAAGTGAAGAATTCATCAGTCTTATCAAAAAAATTTCTAAGATAAAGATCCTTACCGTAGAAAATGGAAGTAAAGAGATGCTGAATGATTATGCTCAATTTTTAAATAATAATCAATATGAAGAATGGGCTACCATAAAACATAATGGTGAAAACGTAAACCTTCGTGTAAAACAAAAAGGAGAGGCTATTAAAAATATGCTGATTACAGTAAATTCAGATAAAGAATTGGTATTTGTAGATGTAAGAGGAAGCTTTACTCCTCATGATATTTCAAAAATGATCAATGCCGTTTCTGATAAGTAA
- a CDS encoding DUF4252 domain-containing protein — protein MKKLFIIFALAFSHFFNVYGQKDKFDQLFDKYQEVEGVTSIKIAKPMFGMLSSLNIDDSQLDQIKPLLSKINGLKILITENQEKGTTADGRKVQANMSQLNKDISSYLKNLNYSEIMSVNNAGAKVKFLSAEAKNGILEDLLLSIDGGSGESIFVMLDGKLSMDDVSKIINSSETKKSPVSNIRNNLNSDSNSSYLNGEARNVGDFSGIQMSTGVNVIFKQEKPTSVKVIADADKLQYIVTKVENGILKIYIDNKGVRNLRFKNLSINVSSPRMDNIDVSSGSNLTVVNSIQEKNMTIDASSGSNITGDFKIANAATISVSSGSNVRAGITAGNIAIKSSSGSNMSLSGSADSGTIDISSGALCKADDLKFSHLETEVTSGANLTVNVSGKLKVKASSGGSVRYKGRPEIDANISKTSGGLLRPIE, from the coding sequence ATGAAAAAACTATTCATAATATTCGCTCTTGCTTTTTCCCATTTCTTTAATGTATATGGACAAAAAGATAAATTTGACCAGCTCTTTGACAAATATCAGGAAGTGGAAGGAGTAACCTCTATTAAGATTGCTAAACCTATGTTTGGAATGCTCAGCAGTCTCAATATTGATGATTCTCAGCTGGATCAGATTAAACCGTTATTATCGAAAATTAACGGATTGAAAATTCTTATTACCGAAAATCAAGAAAAAGGGACTACGGCTGATGGACGCAAGGTTCAGGCTAATATGTCTCAGCTGAATAAAGATATTTCTTCTTATTTAAAGAATCTCAACTACAGCGAAATCATGTCGGTAAATAATGCCGGAGCGAAAGTGAAATTCCTTTCTGCGGAGGCTAAAAATGGCATTTTGGAGGACCTGTTACTGAGTATTGACGGGGGAAGCGGAGAAAGTATATTTGTAATGCTTGATGGAAAGCTTTCCATGGATGATGTAAGTAAGATCATCAACTCTAGTGAAACCAAAAAAAGCCCGGTTTCTAACATAAGAAATAATCTGAACTCAGATAGTAATTCGTCTTACCTTAATGGAGAGGCTAGAAATGTAGGAGATTTTTCAGGAATTCAAATGAGTACTGGTGTCAACGTAATCTTTAAACAAGAGAAACCTACCAGTGTAAAAGTGATTGCAGATGCAGATAAATTACAATACATTGTTACAAAGGTTGAGAATGGTATCCTGAAAATCTATATAGATAATAAAGGAGTAAGAAATTTAAGGTTTAAAAACTTAAGTATCAACGTATCTTCTCCAAGAATGGATAACATTGATGTGTCTTCGGGATCTAATCTTACGGTAGTAAATTCTATTCAGGAAAAAAATATGACCATTGATGCTTCGTCTGGATCTAATATCACCGGTGATTTCAAAATTGCCAACGCAGCAACGATTTCAGTATCTTCGGGATCAAATGTGAGAGCAGGAATTACAGCCGGAAATATCGCAATCAAAAGTTCAAGTGGCTCAAATATGAGTCTAAGTGGGAGTGCAGATTCAGGAACTATTGATATCAGCAGTGGAGCATTGTGTAAAGCAGATGATTTGAAATTTAGTCATCTTGAAACGGAAGTTACTTCCGGAGCCAATCTGACTGTAAATGTATCAGGTAAACTAAAAGTGAAAGCTTCTTCAGGAGGATCGGTAAGATACAAGGGAAGACCTGAAATAGATGCTAATATCAGTAAAACATCAGGTGGATTGTTAAGACCAATTGAATAA
- a CDS encoding phage tail protein, producing MKNLLFTCTLLICGAFSPALKAQGSEPFLGQIAFVPYNFAPNGWAECNGQLMSIAQNTALFSLLGTTYGGDGITTFALPDMRGRVLVHNGQAPGGQTNYTIGQTGGAESVTLTVAQMPAHNHTVNAVTAEGNQNVPTGSLPANTKILDKEYSDASTDTTMKSTMLNNTGGNQAHENRQPFLTVKCIIALNGISHPIINGYEIPLLTMSGICRLSFSPDDHL from the coding sequence ATGAAAAATTTACTTTTCACATGCACACTGCTCATCTGCGGTGCATTTTCCCCTGCATTAAAAGCTCAAGGATCAGAACCTTTTTTAGGTCAAATTGCATTCGTTCCTTATAATTTTGCCCCGAATGGCTGGGCTGAATGTAATGGACAGCTTATGTCTATCGCACAAAACACAGCTCTTTTCTCACTTTTGGGGACTACTTACGGAGGAGATGGAATTACGACCTTTGCATTACCTGATATGCGAGGTAGAGTTCTTGTTCATAACGGACAGGCTCCTGGAGGTCAAACAAATTACACCATTGGACAAACCGGAGGAGCTGAAAGCGTAACCCTAACCGTGGCACAAATGCCTGCTCACAATCACACGGTAAATGCTGTAACCGCTGAAGGAAATCAGAATGTACCTACCGGAAGTTTACCCGCTAATACAAAAATTCTGGATAAAGAATATTCAGATGCTTCAACGGACACTACCATGAAAAGCACAATGCTAAACAATACGGGAGGCAATCAAGCTCATGAAAACAGGCAGCCATTTCTTACAGTAAAATGTATTATTGCCCTGAACGGTATTTCCCATCCCATAATTAATGGTTATGAAATACCTTTACTTACTATGTCTGGTATTTGCAGGCTCAGCTTCAGCCCAGACGATCACCTTTAA
- the guaB gene encoding IMP dehydrogenase, with protein sequence MSIHNKIVETAITFDDVLLVPSYSEVLPNQVSLKSRLTDKITLNVPIVSAAMDTVTEGDLAIALARVGGLGFIHKNMTIAEQAAQVNRVKRSENGMISDPVTLSKDHTLGQAKEMMSQFKISGLPVVDADNVLIGIITNRDVKYQENLDVKVEEIMTKENLITSDKDTNLEKAKEILLRSRVEKLPIVDKDNKLVGLITIKDIDNQLEYPNANKDNNGRLIVGAGVGVGEDTLDRIEALVQAGVDIIAIDSAHGHSKGVLDKISEIRKAYPNLDIVGGNIVTAEAAADLIKAGANVLKVGVGPGSICTTRVVAGVGVPQLSAIYNVYEYAKSQNVTVIADGGIKLSGDIVKAIASGAGAVMLGSLLAGTDEAPGDEIIFQGRKFKSYQGMGSLSAMKRGGKERYFQSEAKKFVPEGIEGRVPHKGKLEDVIFQLTGGLRAGMGYCGAKDIEVLQKDSKLVMITGSGLKESHPHDVIITQEAPNYSL encoded by the coding sequence ATGTCTATTCATAACAAAATTGTAGAGACAGCCATCACTTTCGATGACGTTCTTCTAGTCCCTTCTTATTCAGAAGTTTTACCTAACCAGGTTTCATTAAAATCAAGACTTACCGACAAAATCACGCTGAATGTTCCGATAGTTTCCGCTGCAATGGACACTGTTACTGAAGGTGATTTAGCAATTGCCCTGGCAAGAGTTGGAGGTTTAGGCTTTATCCACAAAAACATGACGATTGCCGAGCAGGCAGCACAGGTAAACCGTGTGAAACGTTCCGAAAATGGAATGATCTCAGATCCGGTTACCCTTTCAAAAGACCACACTTTAGGACAGGCTAAAGAGATGATGTCTCAGTTCAAAATCTCAGGACTTCCTGTTGTGGATGCGGATAATGTTCTTATTGGAATTATTACCAACAGAGATGTGAAATATCAGGAAAATCTTGATGTGAAAGTGGAGGAGATCATGACCAAAGAAAACCTGATCACTTCAGACAAAGATACCAATCTTGAAAAAGCAAAAGAAATCCTTCTTAGAAGCAGAGTTGAGAAATTACCTATCGTAGATAAGGATAACAAGCTTGTAGGGTTAATTACTATTAAAGATATTGATAATCAACTTGAATATCCTAATGCCAATAAAGACAACAATGGTCGTCTTATCGTAGGTGCCGGAGTTGGAGTTGGTGAAGATACTTTAGACAGAATTGAAGCTTTGGTACAAGCTGGAGTGGATATTATCGCAATTGATTCTGCTCACGGACATTCTAAAGGAGTATTAGATAAAATTTCTGAGATCAGAAAAGCATATCCAAACTTAGATATCGTAGGTGGAAATATTGTAACTGCTGAAGCGGCTGCAGATCTTATCAAAGCAGGAGCTAATGTTCTTAAAGTAGGGGTTGGGCCAGGCTCTATCTGTACAACAAGAGTGGTTGCCGGAGTTGGAGTTCCTCAGTTATCTGCTATTTACAATGTATACGAATATGCTAAATCTCAAAACGTAACAGTAATTGCTGACGGGGGGATCAAGCTTTCAGGAGATATTGTAAAAGCTATTGCAAGTGGAGCAGGAGCAGTAATGCTAGGTTCTCTTTTGGCAGGTACAGACGAGGCACCTGGAGATGAAATTATTTTCCAGGGAAGAAAGTTCAAATCTTACCAAGGGATGGGAAGCCTTTCTGCGATGAAGAGAGGTGGAAAAGAAAGATATTTCCAAAGTGAAGCTAAGAAATTCGTTCCGGAAGGAATTGAAGGAAGAGTTCCGCACAAAGGGAAATTAGAAGATGTGATCTTCCAGTTAACCGGAGGTTTAAGAGCGGGTATGGGATATTGTGGAGCCAAAGATATTGAAGTTCTACAAAAAGATTCCAAATTGGTAATGATTACAGGAAGCGGATTGAAAGAATCACACCCACATGATGTGATCATTACTCAGGAAGCTCCTAACTATTCTTTATAA
- a CDS encoding lamin tail domain-containing protein has protein sequence MKIKYTISFFLLLLGKLFYSQIIITEVYWNTPYNEKLKFTKKINGVPNGEFIDAVKHHRGEFVELYNYSDKDLNLKNWTLYDYQGSFQLPDKIIKSGQFVVVAYSTLPGNTTPFSEYFTTTAGKEDQIILQDKIIIRNKRETLSLGYVTNDGVGGIVSKIAWDFREEPKRNFLPNLAANPSQFYTVKSIQYHPDPASTLDPNVQLEPDALTYYQATPNPLAADFVPPIQSYDELVKNTFQEFFSYLDWTDNVNELVNKTCPISIEQVSQTPTNPSNPVRQCFSYDTAGNFVNTNCGKNVLIPPIKLITHDLDEIKNNITIFPNPTKASEQYNVTILWSGSALDKIQSVQIFNSTGSLIHNFNFTPTQGINTISFSLQNQLPGTFIANFVLFNGQVISKNILRW, from the coding sequence ATGAAAATAAAATATACTATTTCTTTTTTTCTGCTTCTTTTAGGAAAACTTTTTTATTCTCAGATTATAATTACAGAAGTGTACTGGAATACTCCTTATAATGAAAAACTGAAATTTACTAAGAAAATTAATGGAGTTCCTAACGGGGAGTTTATCGATGCTGTAAAGCATCATAGAGGAGAATTTGTAGAGCTTTATAATTATAGTGATAAAGATCTTAATCTCAAAAACTGGACTTTATATGATTATCAGGGTTCATTCCAATTGCCGGATAAGATCATTAAAAGTGGACAATTTGTAGTTGTTGCATATAGTACACTCCCTGGAAATACAACTCCTTTTTCCGAGTATTTCACGACCACAGCCGGAAAAGAAGATCAAATTATTCTTCAGGACAAGATTATTATACGAAATAAGAGAGAAACTTTATCTCTAGGCTATGTTACCAATGATGGCGTTGGAGGTATAGTAAGTAAAATAGCATGGGATTTTAGAGAGGAACCGAAACGTAACTTTCTTCCCAACTTAGCGGCTAATCCCTCTCAATTTTATACTGTTAAGTCTATACAGTATCATCCTGATCCGGCATCTACATTAGATCCAAATGTACAATTGGAACCTGATGCCTTAACCTATTATCAAGCAACCCCTAATCCTTTAGCAGCTGATTTTGTACCTCCTATTCAAAGTTATGACGAACTGGTTAAAAATACATTTCAGGAATTTTTTTCTTATTTAGATTGGACAGATAATGTAAATGAATTGGTTAATAAGACTTGTCCTATTTCAATTGAACAGGTTTCCCAAACACCCACTAATCCTAGTAATCCTGTAAGGCAATGTTTTTCATATGATACTGCTGGGAATTTTGTAAATACAAATTGTGGAAAGAATGTTTTAATTCCTCCAATAAAGTTAATTACGCATGATTTGGATGAGATAAAGAATAATATTACAATATTCCCCAATCCCACAAAAGCTTCTGAACAATATAATGTAACGATATTATGGTCTGGTTCCGCATTGGACAAGATTCAGTCTGTACAGATTTTTAATTCTACAGGTTCGCTTATCCATAATTTTAATTTTACACCGACTCAAGGTATCAATACAATTTCTTTTAGTCTGCAGAATCAGCTTCCGGGGACTTTTATTGCCAATTTTGTTTTATTTAACGGGCAAGTAATATCTAAAAATATTTTAAGATGGTAA